The following coding sequences lie in one Pseudomonas sp. SL4(2022) genomic window:
- a CDS encoding PhoX family protein codes for MNQNHQQFHASLEAHDDVAINPSANSALSDLLNPARRNVLKGGLTLAALGFFAGGISACRSAGGSPLLGFKGVPVQIAPQFDRVLVAEGYSAMPFFSWGDPVEAGAPHWNPDASDDWQAQLKQAGDNHDGMDFFAFDGETDRGLLVMNHEYVNPPLHPGNLIDQSKPRPLSEVRKEQAAHGVSVIEVKKAANGQWQRVMDSPYNRRISALTSMRIAGPLAGHELMQTVADPTGLEVLGTINNCATGITPWGTFLTCEENWHNYFINRDQADYASRVSHKRYGLAKEGTSKNYAWETADPRFNASPDPTQAHGGYVNEPHRFGWVVEIDPFDPQAQPVKRTAFGRFSRECAALSLGDDGRMAFYSGDDAKGEYVYKFVPSGRFDAANPKASRTLLDEGTLYVARFDVDGSGQWLALVHGQNGLTSASGFASQAEVLLNARAAADLVGATPMDRPEWAAVHPASREVYVALTNNDGRGDKQATDKANPRPQNLHGQILRFKEQDADPSAETFTWELFLLAGEQKGTKDANGNVVPANLTGTINGDIFSSPDGLAFDSHGRLWIQTDYGDDEAAMQSMGCNQLLCADPSTREVRRFLVGPRGCEITGLAWSPDGKAMWANVQHPGISYPASDGQTRPRSTTVLITKNDGGVIGS; via the coding sequence ATGAACCAGAATCACCAGCAGTTTCACGCCAGCCTTGAAGCCCACGACGATGTAGCGATCAACCCCAGTGCCAACTCGGCGCTGAGCGATTTGCTAAACCCTGCGCGGCGCAATGTGCTCAAGGGCGGGCTCACCCTTGCCGCGCTCGGTTTCTTCGCCGGCGGCATCAGTGCCTGCCGCAGTGCCGGGGGCAGCCCGCTGCTGGGCTTCAAGGGCGTGCCAGTGCAGATCGCCCCGCAATTCGACCGCGTGCTGGTCGCCGAAGGCTATAGCGCCATGCCGTTCTTCTCCTGGGGTGACCCGGTCGAGGCCGGCGCGCCGCACTGGAACCCGGATGCCAGCGACGATTGGCAGGCGCAACTCAAGCAAGCCGGCGACAACCACGATGGCATGGATTTTTTCGCCTTTGACGGCGAAACAGACCGTGGTCTGCTGGTCATGAACCACGAATATGTCAACCCGCCGCTGCATCCCGGCAACCTGATCGACCAGAGCAAGCCTCGGCCGCTAAGCGAAGTGCGCAAGGAACAAGCCGCCCATGGCGTGTCGGTTATCGAAGTGAAAAAGGCCGCCAACGGGCAGTGGCAGCGGGTTATGGATTCGCCCTATAACCGCCGCATTAGCGCCCTGACCAGCATGCGCATTGCCGGTCCGCTGGCCGGGCATGAACTGATGCAAACCGTCGCCGACCCAACAGGCCTTGAAGTGCTCGGCACGATCAACAACTGCGCCACGGGCATCACGCCCTGGGGCACCTTCCTCACCTGCGAGGAAAACTGGCACAACTACTTCATCAACCGTGATCAGGCCGACTACGCCAGCCGCGTGTCGCACAAACGCTATGGTCTGGCCAAAGAAGGCACCAGTAAGAACTACGCCTGGGAGACCGCCGATCCGCGCTTCAATGCCAGCCCGGATCCAACGCAAGCCCACGGCGGTTACGTCAACGAGCCGCATCGCTTTGGCTGGGTGGTGGAAATTGACCCTTTCGACCCACAGGCGCAGCCGGTCAAACGCACCGCTTTCGGTCGTTTCAGCCGCGAATGTGCGGCCCTGAGCCTGGGCGATGACGGCCGTATGGCGTTCTACTCTGGCGACGATGCCAAGGGCGAGTACGTCTACAAATTCGTCCCTAGCGGGCGTTTTGATGCAGCCAACCCCAAGGCCAGCCGCACCCTGCTGGATGAAGGCACTCTTTATGTCGCGCGTTTCGATGTTGATGGCTCCGGTCAGTGGCTGGCGCTGGTGCATGGGCAAAACGGCCTGACCAGCGCCAGCGGGTTTGCCAGCCAGGCCGAAGTGCTGCTTAACGCTCGCGCTGCGGCGGACCTGGTCGGCGCAACGCCGATGGATCGCCCCGAGTGGGCGGCCGTGCATCCTGCCAGCCGTGAGGTGTATGTGGCCCTGACCAATAACGATGGTCGCGGCGACAAACAAGCCACCGACAAAGCCAACCCGCGTCCGCAGAACCTGCATGGGCAAATTCTGCGTTTCAAGGAGCAGGACGCCGACCCCAGCGCTGAAACCTTCACCTGGGAGCTGTTCCTGCTGGCGGGCGAGCAGAAAGGCACCAAGGATGCCAACGGCAACGTGGTGCCCGCCAACCTTACTGGCACCATCAATGGCGACATCTTTTCCTCACCCGATGGGCTGGCCTTCGACAGCCACGGCCGCCTCTGGATTCAGACCGACTACGGCGACGATGAAGCGGCGATGCAGAGCATGGGCTGCAACCAGCTTCTGTGTGCTGATCCGAGCACCCGTGAGGTCAGACGTTTTCTGGTCGGCCCGCGCGGCTGCGAAATCACCGGCTTGGCCTGGAGTCCGGATGGCAAGGCGATGTGGGCGAATGTGCAGCACCCTGGTATCAGCTACCCGGCCAGCGACGGCCAAACCCGGCCGCGCTCAACTACGGTGCTGATCACCAAAAATGACGGCGGGGTGATTGGCAGCTAA
- a CDS encoding energy transducer TonB, giving the protein MDNPASVAWPRLPISRLRNAQAALLTLALHGLVLALLLANWPVEKPPAPSINTISMQLLSLPPPVPVVEVPPTVPVVAPTPEVRVPVEPQVEPRLAQQNLEQAALARKRVEQKRLEQERQRLAHQRQEQARQEQQEREQAQQRQDAEQLAAQQRQQAADAAAEQARQAQAAASRQYLPIAKQAPTYPQRALDKGIEGECTVSYTVNAQGRVEQPEVVGACHPLFIRPSLAAAQSFRYQPRVIDGRAVAVPNVKNTFNYRIE; this is encoded by the coding sequence ATGGACAATCCCGCTTCTGTTGCCTGGCCCAGATTGCCAATCTCGCGCCTGCGTAATGCCCAGGCTGCGCTACTGACCCTGGCCCTGCATGGTTTGGTGCTGGCGTTGTTGCTGGCCAACTGGCCGGTGGAAAAACCGCCTGCGCCAAGCATCAACACTATCAGTATGCAGTTGCTCAGCTTGCCGCCCCCTGTGCCGGTGGTGGAAGTCCCGCCGACCGTGCCTGTCGTAGCCCCGACGCCGGAAGTGCGTGTGCCGGTGGAGCCGCAGGTCGAGCCAAGGCTCGCCCAGCAGAATCTGGAGCAAGCGGCCTTGGCGCGCAAGCGCGTGGAGCAGAAGAGGCTTGAGCAGGAACGCCAGCGGTTAGCGCACCAGCGTCAGGAGCAGGCTCGGCAAGAACAGCAAGAGCGCGAGCAGGCACAACAACGCCAAGACGCCGAACAGCTTGCCGCGCAGCAACGTCAACAGGCCGCCGATGCGGCTGCCGAACAGGCGCGGCAGGCACAAGCTGCTGCCAGTCGTCAGTATCTGCCGATTGCCAAGCAGGCACCGACTTATCCGCAGCGCGCGCTGGACAAGGGCATCGAGGGCGAATGCACGGTCAGCTACACGGTTAATGCCCAGGGTCGGGTAGAGCAGCCTGAGGTGGTGGGTGCTTGCCATCCCTTGTTCATCCGCCCCTCATTGGCCGCTGCACAGAGCTTTCGTTACCAACCGCGGGTGATCGATGGCCGCGCCGTTGCCGTACCCAATGTGAAAAACACCTTTAACTACCGCATCGAATAA
- the tolR gene encoding protein TolR: protein MRKPINKHAPKAEMNVVPYIDVMLVLLVIFMVTAPMLTQGVKVELPKVASEALPTDTQQQILTLSVQADGGYYWNLGSELNTEQQTERTVGLEEMTAQVTQIIAERGDTQVYIRADQAVDYATVVAGIAALQKGGVSNLGLITETPQ from the coding sequence ATGCGCAAGCCGATCAATAAACACGCGCCCAAGGCCGAGATGAACGTGGTGCCTTACATCGACGTGATGCTGGTGCTGCTGGTGATCTTTATGGTCACCGCGCCGATGCTTACCCAGGGTGTCAAGGTCGAGTTGCCAAAGGTCGCCAGTGAAGCGTTGCCCACCGATACCCAACAGCAGATCCTTACGCTCTCGGTGCAGGCGGACGGTGGCTATTACTGGAACCTGGGCAGCGAGCTGAACACCGAACAGCAGACCGAGCGCACCGTGGGCCTGGAGGAAATGACCGCTCAGGTCACGCAGATCATCGCCGAGCGCGGCGACACCCAGGTGTATATCCGCGCCGACCAGGCTGTCGACTACGCCACCGTGGTCGCCGGTATCGCCGCCTTGCAGAAGGGCGGGGTGAGTAACCTCGGCCTGATCACTGAGACCCCGCAGTGA
- the tolQ gene encoding protein TolQ — translation MHNPLEQMTVWSLISDASLLVQAVMLTLLMASLLSWYLIIQRSAVLRRNERLMKDFQLRFRSGHDLAQLYREGSDGVDEDAGLQRIFQAGYHEYVQLKREPGIAGELVIDGVERSLLVAISEQEERLEKGLPFLATVGSVSPYIGLFGTVWGIMNSFIGLSQVQQATLSTVAPGIAEALIATAIGLFAAIPAVIAYNRFSARVATLTTRYYGFGNELQARLHRKLHAASSHVSAVA, via the coding sequence ATGCACAACCCCCTCGAACAGATGACCGTCTGGAGCCTGATCAGTGATGCCAGTCTGCTGGTGCAGGCGGTCATGCTGACCCTGTTGATGGCCTCGCTGCTTAGTTGGTACCTGATCATTCAGCGCAGTGCCGTATTGCGCCGTAACGAGCGCCTGATGAAAGACTTTCAACTGCGTTTTCGCAGTGGCCACGATCTGGCTCAGCTGTATCGCGAAGGTAGCGATGGGGTGGATGAGGATGCCGGCTTGCAGCGTATCTTCCAGGCCGGTTACCACGAGTATGTCCAGCTCAAGCGCGAGCCGGGGATTGCCGGTGAACTGGTGATCGACGGCGTCGAGCGCTCGCTGCTGGTGGCCATCAGCGAGCAGGAAGAACGCCTGGAAAAGGGGCTGCCGTTTCTTGCCACGGTCGGTTCGGTCAGCCCTTATATCGGCCTGTTCGGCACCGTGTGGGGGATCATGAATTCCTTTATCGGCCTGTCACAGGTGCAGCAGGCGACGCTCTCCACGGTCGCCCCAGGTATCGCCGAAGCGCTGATCGCCACGGCTATCGGCTTGTTTGCAGCGATTCCTGCAGTGATCGCCTACAACCGCTTCAGCGCCCGTGTGGCCACCCTGACCACGCGCTACTACGGCTTTGGCAACGAATTGCAGGCGCGGCTGCACCGCAAGCTACACGCCGCCAGCAGCCACGTCAGCGCCGTCGCCTGA
- a CDS encoding phytase → MPLLFVKRNLLLASLIALSACQSTVTDKPAAALNLQALASPSMKSVEAAQWLASDSFWPGAERLQSSEKQGLFVLDGQGATLSQLPGTFASIDHRVGPRGLLVAALDVDRQQAMLVNLVDQRWGEPLYLPRPNYKIDGLCLYRDAASNAFVFLVGEEGIGEQWLVAQDEVPLATPKRVRGMSLPPASEHCQVDDLAERLYVNEEGVGLWAYAAHAEADLVREPVGLVQPFGDIGKALAGMAVVPGGVLALDPERNSLHRYQRGEKGWQAQPVLPLGKLNEPEGLSVRTVAGGLELLVRDDDGLQHGQLAWQAQAPEPQAALPILPVQVQTDPVPSLGDAADDPAIWVHPSDPRKSRVLGTDKQGGLLAYDLAGKQLQDLRVGRLNNVDVRAGFDLNGQLVDLAVASNRDHNSLQLFAIDRSSGELRNLGQLPTPLKEIYGLCMFKDAGGAIYAIPNAKDGTFLQYRLSADAEQIKGELVRQFKVESQPEACVADDRNQRLFVGEEDVAVWTLDARADAPTRLEQVIASGNVVHDDIEGLAIYQGATRNYLVISSQGNDSYVVLDATAPYAVRGAFRIGLNAQQGIDGASETDGLDVTSANLGGIWSAGMLVVQDGRKRMPEDRQNYKYLPWTAVAKALGLE, encoded by the coding sequence ATGCCCCTTTTGTTTGTTAAGAGAAACCTGTTGCTCGCCAGTCTGATCGCCTTGAGCGCCTGCCAGAGCACGGTGACCGATAAACCTGCTGCAGCTTTGAACCTGCAGGCGCTTGCCAGCCCGAGCATGAAATCGGTTGAGGCGGCGCAATGGTTGGCCAGCGACAGCTTCTGGCCCGGCGCTGAACGTCTGCAAAGCAGTGAGAAGCAGGGCCTGTTCGTACTTGATGGCCAAGGCGCAACCCTGAGCCAACTACCCGGCACCTTTGCTAGCATCGATCATCGCGTTGGCCCGCGTGGCTTGCTGGTGGCGGCCCTGGATGTCGACCGTCAACAGGCGATGCTGGTCAACCTGGTAGACCAGCGCTGGGGAGAGCCGCTGTACCTGCCGCGCCCGAACTACAAAATCGATGGCCTGTGCCTGTACCGCGATGCTGCGAGCAATGCGTTTGTCTTTCTGGTCGGTGAGGAAGGGATCGGCGAGCAGTGGCTGGTCGCCCAGGACGAAGTGCCGCTGGCAACGCCCAAGCGCGTGCGCGGCATGAGCCTGCCGCCGGCCAGCGAGCACTGCCAGGTCGATGATCTGGCCGAGCGCCTGTATGTCAACGAGGAGGGCGTCGGTCTGTGGGCCTACGCCGCCCATGCCGAGGCTGATCTGGTACGCGAACCGGTAGGCTTGGTGCAGCCGTTCGGTGATATCGGCAAGGCGCTCGCTGGTATGGCCGTGGTGCCAGGTGGAGTGCTGGCGCTGGATCCGGAACGCAACAGCCTGCACCGCTATCAGCGAGGCGAAAAGGGCTGGCAGGCTCAGCCGGTGCTGCCTTTGGGTAAGCTGAATGAGCCGGAAGGCCTCAGCGTGCGCACGGTTGCGGGCGGCCTGGAACTGCTGGTGCGCGATGACGATGGCCTGCAGCACGGTCAGCTGGCCTGGCAGGCGCAAGCCCCTGAGCCGCAGGCGGCGCTGCCGATTCTGCCGGTGCAGGTGCAAACCGATCCGGTACCGAGTTTGGGCGATGCCGCCGATGACCCGGCGATCTGGGTACACCCGAGTGACCCGCGCAAAAGCCGCGTGCTCGGCACCGACAAGCAGGGCGGCCTGTTGGCCTATGACCTGGCTGGCAAGCAATTGCAGGACCTGCGCGTTGGGCGCTTGAACAACGTCGATGTGCGCGCAGGCTTCGACCTTAATGGCCAACTGGTCGATCTGGCCGTGGCCAGCAACCGTGACCACAACAGCCTGCAGTTATTTGCCATCGACCGCAGCAGCGGCGAGTTGCGCAACCTGGGCCAGCTGCCAACACCGCTTAAAGAGATTTACGGTCTGTGCATGTTCAAGGACGCCGGCGGGGCGATTTATGCAATTCCCAATGCCAAGGACGGCACCTTTCTGCAGTACCGCTTGAGTGCGGACGCTGAGCAGATCAAGGGTGAACTGGTGCGCCAGTTCAAGGTTGAGAGCCAGCCAGAAGCCTGCGTCGCCGATGACCGCAACCAGCGCCTGTTCGTCGGCGAAGAGGATGTCGCGGTCTGGACGCTGGACGCTCGCGCCGATGCGCCGACCCGGCTTGAACAGGTGATTGCGTCCGGCAATGTGGTCCACGACGACATTGAAGGCCTGGCTATTTATCAAGGCGCGACCCGCAACTACCTGGTGATTTCCAGCCAGGGCAACGACAGCTACGTGGTGCTTGATGCCACTGCGCCCTATGCCGTGCGCGGTGCGTTCCGCATCGGGTTGAACGCGCAACAAGGTATCGACGGCGCTTCGGAAACCGATGGCCTGGACGTTACTTCGGCCAACCTCGGCGGCATCTGGAGCGCCGGCATGCTGGTGGTACAGGACGGTCGAAAGCGTATGCCCGAAGACCGGCAGAACTACAAGTACCTGCCCTGGACCGCCGTGGCTAAAGCCCTCGGCCTGGAATAG
- a CDS encoding TonB-dependent receptor: MKVRSSSARNSGLHISVLALAIASSSQLMAAEPATEYVEVVGQAVSIDKALKEQRSSDNVESVVHADGIAQLPDDNAAEALQRIPGLSVERDQGEGRFVSVRGIGPDLNSVTINGTLVPSPESDRRAVALDVLPSELVQSLTVVKSLTPDMDANSLGGTVEVESLSAFDHEGLFYTGSAEGSYDENTEQTSPKFSGAISDRFSLGDGIDNFGVAAALSWQERDFGSDNVETGGAWDFDNGARLEELEQRDYEITRERTGFGLNFDYKPDDLSSYYLRTLYSRYKDTETRNAAGVKFADAQLAGERGDAEGYRELKSREETQEVQSYVLGGERVLGLWTVGAQAGYSRSSEDSPEGIAGATFDGNDDFTDAGFGDTKKPRLSIDSAFYDPSNFTLDSVDWEKQKTTDTEQNIKLDLARDYDLNGYASQVKFGGKLSRREKDNDLEAWSYEDFDTFGLSDAQLNLSQFSKGSVDYGLGRFGPGISDKAIERLLGGLNKADFYNEEESRVNDFEMSEDINAAYLMNSLDVDDWRFIAGMRYEGTEFDAKGTGIRDGEYEATQSDTRYEHWLPGLHARYQLNASTQVRAAWTNTVVRPTFGQLAPGFVIDGADASFGNPDLDPLESMNLDLGIEHYMGRAGVVSAFVFYKDIDSFVYNTDLAGTGEWLAFDEALTFANGDSAELYGLELAYSQKFDWLPAPWNGLLMGANATFSRSDASIEAQGLSRDIDLPNQSETVGNLMFGWEDDKLSLRLSANYKSEYLAEVAAIDDKAHDLYADEQLFVDFSAGYFLTPALQLTFQAQNLTDESYYVYSGRRDFNAQYEEYGPTYKLGLTFTHF; the protein is encoded by the coding sequence ATGAAGGTTCGCAGCAGTTCCGCTCGCAATTCGGGTTTGCATATCAGCGTATTGGCCCTGGCAATCGCTTCCAGTAGCCAGTTGATGGCGGCTGAACCGGCCACCGAATACGTCGAGGTGGTCGGTCAGGCCGTTAGCATCGACAAGGCGCTGAAAGAGCAGCGCAGTTCCGACAACGTTGAGAGCGTGGTGCACGCCGATGGCATCGCTCAGCTGCCGGACGACAACGCCGCCGAAGCACTGCAGCGTATTCCAGGCTTGTCGGTTGAGCGCGATCAGGGTGAGGGGCGTTTTGTCAGCGTGCGCGGTATTGGCCCGGACCTGAACAGCGTGACCATCAACGGCACCCTGGTGCCCTCGCCGGAAAGTGACCGTCGCGCCGTGGCTCTGGATGTATTGCCCTCGGAGCTGGTGCAGTCGCTGACGGTGGTCAAGTCGCTGACCCCGGACATGGACGCCAATTCCCTTGGCGGTACCGTGGAGGTGGAGAGCCTGTCGGCTTTTGATCACGAAGGTCTGTTCTACACCGGCAGCGCCGAAGGCAGCTACGACGAGAACACCGAGCAAACCAGCCCGAAATTTTCCGGCGCGATCAGCGACCGTTTCAGCCTGGGCGACGGTATCGACAACTTCGGCGTGGCCGCCGCGTTGAGCTGGCAGGAGCGCGACTTTGGGTCGGACAACGTTGAGACTGGCGGCGCCTGGGACTTTGATAATGGCGCTCGGCTGGAAGAGCTGGAGCAGCGCGATTACGAAATCACTCGCGAGCGCACGGGCTTTGGCTTGAACTTCGACTACAAACCCGATGACCTCTCCAGCTATTACCTGCGCACCCTCTATAGCCGCTACAAGGACACTGAAACGCGCAATGCCGCCGGGGTCAAGTTTGCCGATGCCCAGTTGGCCGGTGAACGGGGCGATGCCGAAGGCTATCGCGAGCTGAAAAGCCGTGAGGAAACCCAAGAGGTGCAGTCCTATGTGCTCGGTGGTGAACGCGTGCTTGGCCTGTGGACGGTCGGCGCCCAGGCTGGCTACAGCCGCTCCAGCGAAGACAGCCCGGAAGGCATTGCCGGCGCGACCTTCGACGGCAACGACGACTTCACCGACGCCGGCTTTGGCGACACCAAGAAGCCGCGCCTGAGCATTGACTCGGCGTTTTATGACCCCAGCAACTTCACTCTCGACAGCGTCGATTGGGAAAAGCAGAAGACCACCGACACCGAGCAGAACATCAAACTCGATCTGGCGCGTGACTACGACCTCAACGGTTATGCCTCCCAGGTCAAATTCGGTGGCAAGCTCAGCCGCCGGGAAAAGGACAACGACCTGGAAGCCTGGAGCTATGAGGACTTCGACACCTTTGGCCTTTCGGACGCTCAACTCAATCTCAGTCAGTTCAGCAAAGGCTCGGTGGATTACGGCCTCGGCCGCTTCGGTCCCGGTATCAGCGACAAGGCCATCGAACGCCTGCTCGGCGGCTTGAACAAGGCCGACTTCTATAACGAAGAAGAGTCGCGGGTGAATGACTTCGAGATGAGCGAAGACATCAACGCCGCTTACCTGATGAACAGCCTCGACGTTGACGACTGGCGCTTTATCGCGGGTATGCGTTACGAGGGCACCGAGTTTGATGCCAAAGGCACCGGCATTCGCGATGGCGAATACGAGGCGACCCAAAGCGACACACGTTACGAGCACTGGCTGCCAGGCCTGCATGCGCGCTATCAGTTGAATGCCAGCACGCAAGTGCGTGCCGCCTGGACCAACACCGTGGTGCGGCCGACCTTTGGCCAACTGGCACCGGGCTTTGTCATCGATGGCGCTGATGCCAGCTTTGGTAACCCGGATCTCGACCCGCTGGAGTCGATGAACCTCGACCTTGGCATTGAGCACTACATGGGCCGTGCGGGCGTGGTTTCGGCCTTCGTGTTCTACAAAGACATCGACAGCTTCGTCTACAACACCGACCTGGCCGGCACCGGCGAATGGTTGGCCTTCGATGAAGCCTTGACCTTCGCCAATGGCGACAGCGCCGAGCTGTACGGCCTGGAACTGGCCTATTCGCAGAAATTTGACTGGTTGCCCGCCCCTTGGAACGGCCTGTTGATGGGCGCTAACGCCACCTTCAGCCGCTCCGATGCGAGCATCGAAGCGCAGGGCCTGAGCCGTGACATCGACCTGCCGAATCAATCGGAAACGGTCGGCAACCTGATGTTCGGCTGGGAAGACGACAAGCTCAGCCTGCGTCTGTCCGCCAACTACAAGTCCGAGTACCTGGCCGAAGTGGCCGCCATCGACGACAAGGCCCATGACCTCTACGCCGATGAGCAGCTGTTTGTCGACTTCAGCGCCGGTTACTTCCTCACCCCTGCGCTGCAGCTGACCTTCCAGGCGCAGAACCTGACGGATGAGTCCTACTACGTTTACAGCGGCCGCCGCGACTTCAACGCCCAGTACGAAGAGTACGGCCCGACCTACAAGCTCGGCCTGACCTTCACCCACTTCTGA
- a CDS encoding GGDEF domain-containing protein, giving the protein MPPLLKLHVWKLTGLLLAANFGLLAYLGAGTLKALGEWNWTDIGGEGGSALLVLVWIGLLLKSRPAGQVTTLLFYGLACLFFSLWMDTLDEFVQLSESIAWDKWLESGPMPVGFILMTLGIYHWHREQLAISGQMEKRERLFREHRLFDKVTPLGGADYLRLQLQQALQEAHSEQLPLSLMILDLDDFSRVNREYGHAEGDRVLQVVSQVMVLNLRRQDLLCRLAGDRFVVLLPNTGEQQARHQSLELQAAIQHLAYKSHLHGERLQLSASVAVVMAQQDSPEGLLQRLNLALARAKQPPFIKRA; this is encoded by the coding sequence ATGCCGCCACTGCTGAAATTGCACGTATGGAAACTCACCGGCCTATTGCTGGCAGCCAACTTCGGCCTGCTCGCCTACCTCGGCGCTGGCACACTCAAAGCATTGGGCGAATGGAACTGGACTGATATCGGCGGTGAAGGCGGCTCGGCTTTGCTGGTGCTGGTGTGGATCGGCCTACTGCTGAAAAGTCGCCCGGCCGGGCAAGTCACTACTCTGCTGTTCTACGGCCTGGCATGCCTGTTCTTCTCGCTGTGGATGGATACCCTCGACGAGTTCGTGCAACTGTCGGAAAGCATCGCCTGGGACAAGTGGCTGGAGTCTGGCCCGATGCCCGTGGGGTTTATCCTGATGACACTGGGCATCTACCACTGGCACCGCGAACAGCTGGCCATCAGCGGACAAATGGAAAAGCGCGAGCGGCTGTTTCGCGAGCATCGCCTGTTCGACAAAGTCACCCCGCTGGGCGGAGCTGACTATCTGCGCCTGCAGTTGCAGCAAGCCTTGCAGGAGGCGCACAGCGAGCAACTGCCGCTGTCGCTGATGATCCTCGACCTGGACGATTTCAGCCGGGTCAATCGTGAATACGGCCACGCCGAGGGTGACCGCGTATTGCAGGTAGTGTCGCAGGTGATGGTGCTCAACCTGCGCCGCCAGGACCTGCTCTGTCGCTTAGCTGGCGACCGATTCGTCGTGCTGCTGCCCAATACCGGTGAACAACAAGCTCGGCATCAGTCTTTGGAGCTACAAGCTGCCATCCAACACCTTGCCTATAAAAGCCACCTGCATGGCGAACGGCTGCAACTGAGCGCCAGTGTCGCGGTTGTCATGGCGCAACAAGACAGTCCCGAGGGCTTGTTGCAGAGGTTAAATCTAGCGCTGGCGCGGGCAAAACAACCGCCCTTTATCAAGCGCGCCTGA
- a CDS encoding AraC family transcriptional regulator, producing MTVKTPWYECDSRFIAAHYQPAALIDLAISREIDTHRLLRGTGLFYDDILAGQMRICPQQFLVLIDNAQHLLDADDTSFLFGQRLLPGHYGAASQALQQAGNLQQALELLIEMRALFSPLLAPRLLLDEQHAYLYWVDSSGAGPHWRFLVEACMTAVVAMARWLSGQKLPWRFHFAHAQPRYIEQYWVHLGEDVHFDSQLDMLRLPREVMTAAWPNAAHTAGAVARQEAARQLQGLGYQASLLDRLYAWLQANVRQSPSLEQAAHAFEMSPATFKRKLQKHGTHYQEQHDRVRKHVALYLYRIKAYSNEEIADFLSFHDATNFRRSFKRWTGLSPSALRQLCEAR from the coding sequence ATGACCGTAAAAACTCCCTGGTACGAATGCGACAGCCGCTTTATTGCCGCCCATTACCAACCTGCGGCATTGATCGACTTGGCCATCAGCCGTGAGATCGATACCCATCGATTGTTGCGCGGCACCGGCTTGTTCTATGACGACATCCTGGCAGGCCAGATGCGCATCTGTCCGCAGCAATTCTTGGTACTGATCGATAACGCGCAACACCTGCTGGATGCCGACGACACCAGCTTCCTCTTCGGCCAGCGCCTGTTGCCTGGCCATTACGGCGCGGCCAGCCAGGCGCTGCAACAAGCTGGCAACCTGCAGCAGGCGCTAGAGCTGCTGATCGAGATGCGCGCGCTGTTCAGCCCGTTACTGGCGCCAAGGCTGTTGCTCGACGAACAACACGCCTACCTCTACTGGGTCGACAGCAGCGGTGCCGGACCGCACTGGCGTTTTCTGGTCGAAGCCTGCATGACGGCGGTGGTGGCGATGGCACGCTGGCTGTCCGGGCAAAAGCTGCCGTGGCGCTTCCACTTCGCCCACGCGCAGCCACGCTATATCGAGCAATATTGGGTGCACCTGGGCGAAGACGTGCATTTCGATAGCCAACTGGACATGCTGCGCCTGCCCCGCGAAGTCATGACCGCCGCTTGGCCCAACGCCGCACACACCGCCGGTGCGGTGGCCCGCCAGGAAGCTGCGCGGCAACTGCAGGGCCTTGGTTATCAAGCCAGCCTGCTGGACCGTTTATATGCCTGGCTGCAAGCCAACGTGCGTCAGTCACCGAGCCTGGAGCAGGCCGCGCACGCCTTCGAGATGAGCCCCGCGACCTTCAAACGCAAACTGCAGAAACACGGCACGCACTATCAGGAACAGCACGACCGTGTGCGCAAGCACGTGGCGCTCTACCTTTATCGGATCAAGGCGTACAGCAATGAGGAGATCGCCGACTTCCTGAGCTTTCACGACGCGACCAACTTCCGCCGCTCATTCAAACGCTGGACCGGGCTGTCACCCAGCGCGCTGCGGCAGTTGTGTGAAGCAAGATAA